One genomic region from Mycobacterium basiliense encodes:
- a CDS encoding ATP-dependent DNA ligase, whose amino-acid sequence MDLPVTPPISPMLAKSVKTIPPDASYEPKWDGFRSICFRDHDQVELGSRNERPMTRYFPELVAAVQAELPQRCVIDGEIVIATDHGLDFEALQQRIHPADSRVRMLSEHTPASFIAFDLLALGDEDFTGRPFSERRATLVDAVGSGPSIHVTPATTDLVTAQRWFDEFEGAGLDGVVAKPLTITYQPDKRVMFKIKHERTADCVVAGYRVHKSGPDAIGSLLLGLYQPDGQLASVGVIGAFPMARRRQLFTEMQALVTDFDNHPWNWAAHEAGERTPRKNEFSRWNAGKDLSFVPLRPERVVEVRYDHMEGARFRHTAQFNRWRPDRDPRSCTYAQLEQPVTFSLGDIVPGLGARTAP is encoded by the coding sequence ATGGACCTACCAGTCACGCCGCCGATCTCGCCGATGCTGGCCAAGTCGGTCAAGACCATTCCGCCGGATGCGTCATACGAGCCAAAATGGGATGGCTTCCGGTCCATCTGTTTTCGCGACCATGATCAGGTGGAGCTGGGCAGCCGCAACGAGCGGCCGATGACCCGCTACTTCCCCGAGTTGGTCGCCGCGGTCCAGGCCGAACTGCCGCAGCGCTGCGTCATCGACGGCGAGATCGTTATCGCCACCGATCACGGCCTGGATTTCGAGGCGCTGCAACAGCGCATCCATCCGGCTGACTCGCGGGTGCGGATGCTCTCCGAACACACGCCGGCTTCGTTCATCGCCTTCGACCTACTAGCCCTCGGCGACGAGGACTTCACCGGGCGGCCGTTCAGCGAGCGGCGCGCGACGCTGGTCGACGCGGTCGGCTCGGGCCCGTCGATCCATGTCACGCCGGCCACCACCGATCTGGTGACGGCACAGCGCTGGTTCGACGAGTTCGAGGGCGCCGGCCTCGACGGGGTGGTCGCCAAGCCGCTGACCATCACCTATCAGCCGGATAAGCGCGTCATGTTCAAGATCAAGCACGAGCGGACCGCCGACTGCGTGGTCGCCGGGTATCGGGTGCACAAGTCCGGTCCGGACGCGATCGGCTCACTGCTGTTGGGCCTCTACCAGCCGGATGGGCAACTCGCCTCGGTCGGTGTGATCGGCGCTTTCCCGATGGCGCGGCGTCGGCAGTTGTTCACCGAGATGCAGGCGCTAGTCACCGACTTCGACAACCATCCGTGGAACTGGGCCGCCCACGAAGCCGGCGAGCGCACTCCCCGCAAGAACGAGTTCTCTCGCTGGAACGCCGGCAAAGACCTTTCCTTCGTGCCGCTGCGACCAGAGCGCGTGGTGGAGGTGCGCTACGACCATATGGAGGGCGCGCGGTTTCGCCACACCGCACAGTTCAACCGGTGGCGCCCCGACCGCGATCCGCGCTCTTGCACCTACGCCCAGCTCGAACAGCCGGTGACGTTCAGCCTGGGCGACATCGTGCCCGGCCTCGGCGCCCGCACGGCGCCCTAG
- the ligD gene encoding non-homologous end-joining DNA ligase, which yields MAAAAEELDVDGVAVRVTNPDKVYFPRLGSKGTKRRLIEYYLAVATGPMLTALRDRPTHLQRFPDGIDGEEIYQKRVPQHHPDYLQTCRVTFPSGRTADALRVTHPAAIVWAAQMGTITLHPWQVRCPDTEHPDELRIDLDPQPGTGFVEARSVAVDVLRPLLDELGLVGYPKTSGGRGVHVYFRIATDWDFIQVRRAGIALAREIERRAPEAVTTSWWKEERGQRIFVDFNQNARDRTMASAYSVRPTPIATVSMPLTWDALADADPDDYTLATVPDLVTARSDDPWAGMDDVAQSLVPLLEMVEADAERGLGDLPYPPNYPKMPGEPKRVQPSRDTDLKGG from the coding sequence ATGGCTGCTGCAGCGGAAGAACTCGACGTTGACGGTGTCGCGGTCCGGGTGACCAACCCGGACAAGGTGTATTTCCCGCGGCTGGGGTCGAAGGGCACCAAGCGTCGGCTGATCGAGTATTACCTGGCCGTAGCGACCGGCCCGATGCTGACCGCACTGCGGGACCGGCCGACGCATCTGCAGCGCTTTCCCGACGGCATCGATGGCGAGGAGATCTACCAGAAGCGGGTGCCCCAGCACCATCCCGACTACCTGCAGACCTGCCGGGTGACGTTCCCGTCCGGTCGCACCGCCGATGCGCTGCGGGTGACCCACCCGGCCGCGATCGTGTGGGCCGCGCAGATGGGCACCATCACGCTGCATCCCTGGCAGGTGCGCTGCCCCGACACTGAGCATCCCGACGAGTTGCGCATCGACCTGGATCCGCAGCCCGGCACCGGCTTTGTCGAGGCGCGCTCGGTTGCCGTCGACGTGCTGCGTCCGCTGCTCGACGAACTCGGCCTGGTCGGCTACCCCAAGACCTCCGGGGGCCGCGGTGTGCACGTGTACTTCCGGATCGCCACCGACTGGGACTTCATCCAAGTGCGCCGTGCCGGCATCGCGCTGGCCCGCGAGATCGAACGCCGCGCCCCCGAGGCGGTCACCACGTCGTGGTGGAAGGAAGAACGCGGCCAGCGGATTTTCGTCGACTTCAACCAGAATGCGCGCGACCGCACCATGGCATCGGCATACTCGGTGCGGCCCACCCCGATTGCGACCGTGTCGATGCCTTTGACGTGGGACGCACTTGCCGATGCCGACCCGGATGACTACACCCTTGCCACGGTGCCCGATCTGGTAACGGCGCGCAGCGACGACCCCTGGGCCGGGATGGACGACGTCGCGCAGTCGCTTGTTCCGCTGCTAGAGATGGTGGAGGCCGACGCGGAGCGCGGGCTTGGTGACCTGCCGTATCCGCCGAACTATCCGAAGATGCCGGGCGAACCTAAAAGGGTGCAGCCGAGCCGGGACACCGACCTCAAGGGGGGCTAG
- a CDS encoding NUDIX domain-containing protein, producing MPRLSAGVLLHRARRGVVEVFIAHPGGPFWARKDAGAWSIPKGEYTDEDPWPAAQREFCEEIGVPVPDGPRIDLGQVKQPGGKVVTVFAVGCELDIAEVCSNTFELEWPKGSGTWQEFPEVDRVGWFPVAQARAKLLMGQREFLDRLMADPSVTGLDEGS from the coding sequence TTGCCCAGGCTCAGCGCGGGTGTGCTGTTACACCGGGCCCGCCGCGGCGTCGTCGAGGTCTTCATCGCCCATCCTGGGGGCCCGTTCTGGGCCCGAAAAGATGCCGGAGCCTGGTCGATCCCGAAGGGTGAATACACCGACGAAGATCCATGGCCGGCGGCCCAGCGCGAGTTCTGCGAGGAGATCGGTGTGCCCGTCCCGGACGGACCACGAATCGATTTGGGTCAAGTCAAGCAACCCGGCGGCAAGGTGGTGACCGTCTTCGCCGTGGGATGCGAACTCGACATTGCCGAGGTGTGCAGCAACACCTTCGAGCTGGAATGGCCCAAGGGATCGGGCACGTGGCAGGAGTTTCCTGAGGTTGATCGGGTCGGGTGGTTTCCGGTGGCGCAGGCACGAGCCAAGCTGCTCATGGGACAGCGCGAATTCCTGGACCGATTGATGGCCGATCCCTCGGTGACGGGCCTGGACGAGGGTTCCTAG
- a CDS encoding haloalkane dehalogenase, producing the protein MQTLRTPEERFANLVEFPYPPMYCELPDGEGGQLRVAWVHDGPDGADPVLMLHGEPSWSYLYRKMIPILASAGHRVICPDLVGFGRSDKPTRRADHTYARHVEWMRALAFDVLDLTNVTLVAQDWGGLIGLRLAAEHPERFARLVVANTGLPNGDQPMAKVWWRFREAIQNAPDLDIGWFVQGGCRTQLSDAARAGYDAPFPDDDYCAGPRAMPGLVPTSPDDPAATANKTAWTKLSVSPTPMLVAFSDSDPITGPMAEIFQHAMRGAQGIDHPVVRGAGHFLQEDAGEELANYIVEFLRR; encoded by the coding sequence ATGCAGACATTGCGGACACCCGAGGAAAGATTCGCCAATCTAGTGGAATTCCCTTACCCGCCAATGTATTGCGAGTTGCCAGATGGTGAGGGTGGACAGTTGCGGGTGGCGTGGGTGCACGACGGTCCCGACGGTGCCGACCCGGTGCTCATGTTGCATGGCGAGCCGTCCTGGTCCTATCTGTACCGCAAGATGATTCCGATACTGGCCTCCGCGGGCCATCGGGTCATCTGCCCCGACCTGGTGGGTTTCGGTCGCTCCGACAAGCCCACCCGGCGCGCCGATCACACCTATGCGCGTCATGTGGAATGGATGCGCGCCCTTGCCTTCGACGTGCTGGACCTGACCAACGTGACACTGGTCGCCCAGGATTGGGGCGGGCTGATCGGGTTGCGCTTGGCCGCCGAACACCCCGAACGTTTTGCTCGATTGGTCGTGGCCAACACCGGGCTGCCCAACGGAGACCAGCCGATGGCAAAGGTATGGTGGCGCTTCCGCGAGGCGATCCAGAACGCACCCGACCTGGACATCGGCTGGTTTGTGCAAGGTGGTTGCCGCACGCAGCTGAGCGACGCCGCGCGTGCGGGTTATGACGCGCCGTTTCCCGACGACGATTACTGCGCCGGGCCACGCGCCATGCCTGGCCTGGTTCCGACATCACCCGACGACCCGGCGGCGACGGCCAACAAGACCGCCTGGACGAAACTGAGCGTGAGCCCGACGCCCATGCTGGTGGCCTTCAGTGACAGCGACCCCATCACCGGGCCCATGGCTGAGATCTTCCAGCATGCGATGCGCGGTGCGCAGGGCATCGATCACCCGGTGGTGCGCGGCGCCGGCCACTTTTTGCAAGAGGACGCCGGCGAAGAGCTGGCCAACTACATCGTGGAATTCCTGCGTCGCTAA
- a CDS encoding AraC family transcriptional regulator: MSVVRGTGLSNYPRLVAELGGDPTSLLRAAGIRDQDVGNYDAFIPFRAAIRAMESAAESTATADFGRRLARRQGIEILGPVGVAARTAATVADALAIFDTFMAAYSPVISIQITPGDHPHRSFVAIEYLLDEAIPCPQTIELALGVSLGVFRLLLGSDYAPLAVHLPHDPLTPPAAYVRYFGCTPHFAQPRSGFTVRTTDLSRPLNRDDIAHRAVVDYLSSVTPLGAGIVESVRTIVRQLLPTGAATVDVVAEQFHLHPKTLQRRLADEGTTFAALVDEVRKGAADRYLRTTAISLSHLARELGYAEQSVLTRSCKRWFGAGPAAYRRGLRSKSPRKFDAS; this comes from the coding sequence ATGTCCGTGGTGCGCGGGACCGGGCTGTCCAACTACCCACGTCTGGTTGCCGAGTTGGGCGGTGACCCGACCAGCCTGCTGCGCGCGGCCGGCATCCGGGACCAAGACGTCGGCAACTACGATGCCTTCATCCCGTTCCGTGCGGCCATCCGAGCGATGGAATCGGCCGCAGAGTCCACGGCCACAGCGGATTTCGGCCGGCGATTGGCCCGGCGGCAAGGCATCGAGATACTGGGTCCGGTGGGCGTGGCGGCGCGGACCGCCGCGACCGTGGCCGACGCCCTAGCGATCTTCGACACCTTCATGGCGGCCTACAGTCCGGTGATCTCCATCCAGATCACACCGGGTGACCATCCACACAGGTCATTCGTCGCCATCGAGTACCTGCTCGACGAGGCGATCCCGTGCCCCCAAACGATCGAACTGGCCCTGGGCGTTTCGCTCGGTGTTTTCCGCCTGCTGCTGGGCAGTGACTACGCCCCTCTGGCGGTGCACCTGCCCCACGACCCGCTGACTCCCCCGGCCGCCTACGTGCGGTACTTCGGGTGTACACCGCACTTTGCCCAACCCAGGAGCGGATTCACCGTTCGTACCACCGACCTGAGCCGGCCGTTGAATCGCGACGACATCGCCCACCGCGCCGTGGTCGACTACCTGAGCAGCGTCACCCCGCTCGGCGCCGGCATCGTCGAATCGGTGCGCACCATCGTTCGCCAGCTACTGCCCACCGGGGCGGCGACGGTCGATGTGGTCGCCGAGCAATTCCATCTGCATCCAAAAACATTGCAACGCAGGCTTGCCGACGAAGGCACTACCTTTGCCGCACTCGTCGACGAGGTCCGCAAAGGGGCCGCCGATCGCTACCTTAGGACCACTGCAATCAGCCTGTCGCATCTGGCCCGTGAGCTGGGCTACGCCGAGCAAAGCGTGCTGACTCGTTCGTGCAAACGCTGGTTCGGAGCGGGCCCGGCGGCCTACCGCAGGGGTCTTCGATCCAAATCGCCGCGGAAATTCGATGCGTCATAG
- a CDS encoding WS/DGAT/MGAT family O-acyltransferase — translation MELMMPTDSMFLFAESREHPMHVGGLSLFEPPEGAGPDFVRNFYDALVANEEFQPTFRKHPATIGGGIARVAWAYDDEVDMDYHVRRSALPSPGRVRDLLELTSRLHTSLLDRHRPLWELYVVEGLSDGRFAMYTKMHHAMIDGVSAMKLMQRTLSVDPDDAEVRAMWNLPRPPRPPAAASSPLNSVVKLAGSVAGLAPSTLKLARAALFEQQLTLPFAAPRTMFNVKIGGARRCAAQSWSMERIKAVKQAVGVTVNDAVLAMCAGALRYYLLEQNALPDAPLIAMVPVSLRSKDQADSGGNQVGSILCNLATNVEDPAERVKTISASMSGNKKVLSELPRLQVLALSAVNMVPLTLAGVPGFLSTMPPPFNIVISNVPGGGEPLYYGGARLDGSYPLSNIPDGQALNITVVNNAGNLDFGLVGCRRSVPSLQRLLLHLEASLKDLEQAVGV, via the coding sequence ATGGAATTGATGATGCCCACCGACTCGATGTTTCTATTTGCCGAATCACGGGAGCATCCCATGCACGTGGGTGGCCTGTCGTTGTTCGAGCCGCCGGAGGGTGCCGGTCCGGACTTCGTCCGGAACTTCTACGACGCGTTGGTCGCCAACGAAGAATTCCAGCCGACGTTTCGTAAACATCCCGCGACGATCGGCGGCGGAATCGCCCGGGTGGCGTGGGCCTACGACGACGAGGTCGACATGGACTACCACGTGCGGCGCTCGGCGTTGCCCTCGCCTGGCCGGGTTCGTGACTTGCTCGAGCTGACCTCGAGGTTGCATACCAGCCTGCTGGATCGCCATCGCCCGCTGTGGGAACTGTACGTGGTGGAGGGGCTCAGTGACGGCCGGTTCGCCATGTACACCAAGATGCACCACGCCATGATCGACGGCGTCTCGGCGATGAAGTTGATGCAGCGCACGCTTTCGGTCGACCCGGACGACGCCGAGGTGCGCGCGATGTGGAACCTGCCTCGGCCGCCGCGCCCACCGGCGGCCGCTTCCTCACCGCTGAATTCCGTGGTCAAACTGGCCGGATCGGTTGCGGGACTTGCCCCTTCGACGTTGAAGCTGGCTCGTGCCGCGCTGTTCGAACAGCAGCTGACGCTCCCGTTCGCCGCGCCGCGCACCATGTTCAACGTCAAGATCGGCGGAGCGCGCCGGTGTGCCGCGCAATCCTGGTCGATGGAGCGCATCAAGGCCGTCAAACAGGCGGTCGGAGTCACCGTCAACGACGCCGTGCTGGCGATGTGCGCGGGTGCGCTGCGCTACTACCTGCTCGAACAGAATGCGCTGCCGGACGCGCCGTTGATCGCGATGGTCCCGGTAAGCCTGCGCTCGAAGGACCAGGCCGACAGCGGCGGCAACCAGGTCGGCAGCATCCTATGCAACCTCGCCACCAACGTCGAGGATCCCGCGGAGCGGGTCAAGACCATCAGCGCCTCCATGAGCGGCAACAAGAAGGTGCTCTCCGAATTGCCGCGGCTACAGGTGTTGGCGTTGTCGGCGGTGAACATGGTGCCACTCACTCTGGCGGGGGTACCGGGCTTTCTGTCGACCATGCCGCCGCCCTTCAACATCGTGATTTCCAACGTGCCGGGCGGTGGCGAGCCGCTGTATTACGGGGGAGCCCGGCTGGACGGCAGCTACCCGCTGTCCAACATCCCCGACGGCCAGGCGTTGAACATCACGGTGGTGAACAACGCGGGCAATCTCGATTTCGGGTTGGTCGGCTGCCGACGCAGCGTGCCTAGCTTGCAGCGTCTCCTGCTGCACCTGGAGGCGTCGCTGAAGGATCTGGAGCAGGCCGTCGGGGTCTAG
- a CDS encoding DUF2330 domain-containing protein: MAVLGVCRLGLVIVLMATAAMATLLAAPGRACACGAAIAPGGVQATMNREVALAHWDGSTENIVMQLTMDTTTDNIALVVPTPNPAIVAAGDQATFLELDTLTEPQIRHQRRWNVGIGFGGAKQREATHAGRDPVVVNQVHLGPLEATTLAGGDLTGLRQWLADNGYAIRPEVAAALDPYVRDGWAFVAMRLTSTTPIVGGLSPVRLTFRSSQLVYPMRLSVAAQDPQHVVIFTLSDHRQQRIDADQTTQNTEVQFAGDVGNLVHDPLLRELAANRGSYLTKTAVDVYQTSRISSDFAFGNAPTDDAYRQTIVVYDHVTIPVVALLLAGLLLAIPVAGAVILLIVRHRGPGAVIGGPPRPG, encoded by the coding sequence ATGGCCGTGCTAGGGGTGTGCCGGTTGGGGCTTGTCATCGTTCTCATGGCCACTGCGGCCATGGCCACGTTGCTGGCCGCGCCCGGGCGGGCATGCGCGTGCGGTGCGGCGATCGCTCCCGGCGGTGTCCAGGCCACTATGAATCGTGAAGTTGCACTAGCGCATTGGGACGGGTCGACGGAGAACATCGTCATGCAGCTGACGATGGACACCACGACGGACAACATCGCCTTGGTGGTCCCCACACCCAACCCGGCGATCGTCGCCGCGGGCGACCAGGCCACCTTCCTGGAATTGGACACTTTGACCGAACCTCAGATCCGGCACCAACGCCGATGGAACGTGGGGATCGGGTTCGGCGGGGCCAAGCAGCGCGAGGCGACGCATGCCGGGCGGGATCCCGTGGTGGTCAATCAGGTACACCTGGGCCCGCTGGAGGCCACCACGCTGGCCGGTGGCGACCTGACCGGCCTGCGGCAGTGGCTGGCCGACAACGGGTACGCCATCCGGCCGGAAGTGGCAGCGGCATTGGATCCCTATGTGCGCGACGGATGGGCGTTCGTTGCGATGCGGTTGACCAGCACCACCCCCATCGTGGGCGGGCTCAGCCCGGTGCGGCTGACATTTCGTTCGTCACAGTTGGTCTATCCCATGCGGCTCTCGGTCGCCGCGCAGGACCCACAACATGTGGTCATCTTTACCTTGTCCGACCACCGTCAGCAACGCATCGATGCCGACCAGACCACACAGAACACCGAGGTCCAATTTGCCGGCGATGTTGGCAATCTCGTCCATGACCCTTTGCTGCGGGAATTGGCCGCGAACCGTGGCTCCTATCTGACCAAGACCGCGGTGGACGTCTACCAGACCTCGCGGATCTCGTCGGATTTCGCCTTCGGCAATGCGCCGACCGACGACGCCTACCGGCAAACGATTGTCGTCTACGACCACGTCACCATTCCGGTGGTGGCACTGCTGTTGGCGGGATTGTTGCTGGCCATCCCGGTCGCCGGCGCGGTCATATTGCTGATCGTGCGGCATCGTGGGCCGGGCGCGGTGATCGGCGGCCCACCGCGCCCGGGTTAG
- a CDS encoding alpha/beta fold hydrolase, giving the protein MFSALGLGLAGFTVGSGLMAATACGRGEQDSGPARARIEIIPGVVDVSDMRIATREARGGDELVLIHPSLARGALDYDIVLPTLARAGYRVVSFDPRGIGATRNSDERLRDITLHDLADDVRALVAALGATSAHLIGHDYGNRVMRTVAVDHPQLVRSLTLWAAGAGTPEPEALQILNTVIDDNAPVDRFQAAVKKGFFAPGNDPRVWYTGWYTRGGVSEWAASTTTPVADYQLGGTARILIVQGLQDFIAPPQKSRDLQARMGARASRVEIDHAGHCMVAEQPTQLSKVTIEFLHSIR; this is encoded by the coding sequence GTGTTCTCAGCGCTGGGGTTGGGGTTGGCCGGATTCACGGTCGGCTCCGGCTTGATGGCCGCGACGGCGTGTGGGCGCGGGGAGCAGGATTCGGGCCCGGCAAGAGCCCGAATCGAGATCATTCCCGGTGTCGTAGATGTCAGCGATATGCGGATAGCCACCCGCGAGGCGCGCGGCGGTGACGAGCTGGTGCTGATTCACCCAAGTTTGGCCCGCGGCGCCCTGGATTACGACATCGTGCTGCCCACGCTGGCCCGTGCGGGCTACCGCGTGGTGAGCTTTGACCCACGTGGGATCGGGGCCACCAGGAACTCCGATGAGCGGCTGCGGGACATCACCCTGCACGATCTGGCCGACGATGTGCGTGCGTTGGTTGCCGCGCTGGGCGCCACGTCGGCGCACCTGATCGGCCACGACTATGGCAACCGGGTGATGCGCACGGTCGCGGTCGATCATCCGCAGTTGGTGCGATCGCTGACCCTGTGGGCAGCCGGCGCCGGAACACCCGAGCCGGAGGCGCTGCAGATCCTCAACACCGTGATCGACGACAACGCACCGGTCGACCGCTTCCAGGCCGCGGTCAAGAAGGGATTTTTTGCACCCGGTAACGATCCCCGAGTCTGGTACACCGGCTGGTACACCCGAGGTGGCGTCAGCGAGTGGGCCGCCTCAACCACAACACCAGTCGCCGATTACCAGCTGGGCGGCACCGCGAGAATTCTCATCGTGCAGGGCCTGCAGGACTTCATCGCGCCACCACAGAAATCCCGAGACCTGCAGGCCCGGATGGGGGCCCGCGCCAGTCGGGTGGAAATCGACCACGCTGGCCACTGCATGGTCGCCGAGCAACCGACCCAGCTGTCGAAAGTGACGATCGAATTCCTGCACAGCATCCGCTAG
- a CDS encoding zinc-binding dehydrogenase — translation MRAVTCTNAKLEVVDQPTPTPAKGQLLVEVLRCGICGSDLHARKHCDELADVMAESGYDAFMRSGQQVVFGHEFCGEVVDHGPRTRKTPRPGTPVVALPLLRRGDEVHGIGLSTLAPGAYAEQLLVEQALAFPVPNGLAPEIAALTEPMAVGWHAVRRGEVGKGDVAIVIGCGPIGLAVICMLKTHGVRMVIASDFSAGRRALATACGADVVVDPTRDSPYEHGKGHVHSIIDAFDLALGTVEKLHRLRLPWWHVWRAAEAVGAAAPKHPIIFECVGVPGVIDTIMASAPLFSRVVVVGVCMGADHIRPAMAINKEIDLRFVLGYTPIEFRDTLHMLADGKINATPLITGRVGLPGVEAAFEALGDPEAHAKILIDPKSEVKAP, via the coding sequence ATGAGGGCGGTGACCTGTACCAACGCAAAGCTCGAGGTAGTCGATCAACCAACCCCGACGCCGGCCAAGGGACAGTTGTTGGTCGAGGTGCTCCGGTGCGGCATCTGCGGTTCGGATCTGCATGCCCGCAAGCACTGCGACGAGCTTGCCGATGTCATGGCCGAATCGGGGTACGACGCCTTCATGCGGTCGGGTCAACAGGTCGTGTTCGGACACGAATTCTGCGGCGAGGTGGTTGACCACGGCCCACGCACCCGCAAGACGCCCCGGCCCGGTACCCCTGTGGTTGCCCTGCCGCTGTTGCGACGCGGTGACGAGGTGCACGGAATCGGGCTGTCCACGCTGGCACCGGGCGCCTACGCCGAACAGCTGCTCGTCGAGCAGGCGCTGGCCTTCCCCGTGCCGAATGGATTGGCCCCCGAGATCGCCGCGCTGACCGAGCCGATGGCCGTCGGGTGGCACGCCGTGCGGCGTGGCGAGGTGGGTAAAGGTGACGTTGCCATCGTGATCGGCTGCGGGCCAATCGGACTGGCTGTGATCTGCATGCTGAAGACGCACGGAGTACGGATGGTGATCGCGAGCGACTTTTCAGCGGGCCGGCGCGCGCTGGCAACCGCCTGCGGCGCCGACGTCGTCGTCGACCCCACTCGGGACTCGCCCTACGAACACGGGAAGGGACACGTGCACAGCATCATCGACGCGTTCGACCTCGCGCTCGGCACGGTCGAAAAGCTGCATAGGTTGCGGCTGCCCTGGTGGCACGTGTGGCGCGCCGCCGAAGCGGTCGGGGCTGCGGCTCCCAAGCACCCCATCATCTTCGAGTGTGTCGGCGTCCCAGGAGTCATCGATACCATCATGGCCAGCGCACCGCTGTTCTCGCGGGTCGTCGTCGTCGGAGTTTGCATGGGCGCAGACCACATCCGCCCAGCGATGGCGATCAACAAAGAAATCGATCTGCGGTTTGTGCTCGGCTACACCCCCATCGAATTCCGCGACACGCTGCACATGCTGGCCGACGGGAAGATCAATGCCACGCCGCTCATCACCGGCAGGGTGGGACTGCCCGGCGTGGAGGCCGCGTTTGAGGCCCTCGGCGACCCGGAGGCGCACGCGAAGATCCTCATCGACCCCAAGAGTGAAGTCAAGGCCCCATAG
- a CDS encoding cytochrome P450, whose protein sequence is MTTGHLEHTEQTEPQTLLLRLLDPAIRADPYPVCAQLREYGPLHLPEANLMLFSSFQDCDEALRHPASSSDRAKSTVAQRMMREQPTLRDELPPAFLFLDPPDHSRLRKLVSKAFAPKVVNALRPEISALVDGLLDRIAEKQVFDVVDDFAYPLPVAVICRLLGVPIEDESQFSDASALLAQSLDPFLAFTGEYAATLNESLEAGMWLRQYLRDLIELRRSGPGDDLMSALIAVEESGDQLTEEEIISTCILLLVAGHETTVNLIGNAVLALLRDRRQWGALGTNPGLASAVIEETLRYDPPVQLVGRIAADDMTIGRVEVIRGDVMILLLAAAHRDPAEYDRPDVFDPLRGSLRHLGFGHGAHYCLGAPLARLEAGVALSAITARFPDARLTDEPAYKSNVTLRGLQALSVAI, encoded by the coding sequence ATGACGACTGGGCATCTGGAGCACACCGAGCAAACCGAACCGCAGACATTGCTGCTGCGGTTGCTGGACCCGGCAATCCGGGCCGACCCGTATCCGGTGTGCGCGCAGCTGCGCGAATACGGACCGTTGCACCTGCCAGAGGCCAATCTGATGCTCTTCTCTAGCTTTCAGGACTGCGACGAGGCGCTTCGGCACCCCGCATCGAGCAGCGATCGGGCCAAGTCGACGGTGGCCCAGCGCATGATGCGGGAGCAACCGACGCTGCGGGATGAGTTGCCGCCAGCTTTTCTGTTTCTCGATCCGCCGGACCACAGCCGGTTGCGCAAGCTGGTCAGTAAGGCGTTTGCACCCAAAGTGGTGAACGCGCTACGGCCCGAGATCAGCGCGTTGGTGGATGGATTGCTGGACCGGATCGCCGAAAAGCAGGTTTTCGACGTGGTCGACGACTTTGCCTACCCGCTGCCGGTGGCGGTGATCTGCCGGCTGCTCGGCGTGCCCATCGAGGACGAGTCCCAGTTCAGCGATGCCTCGGCGCTGTTGGCGCAGTCACTGGACCCGTTCCTGGCGTTCACCGGCGAGTATGCGGCCACCTTGAACGAATCACTGGAGGCGGGTATGTGGCTGCGCCAATACCTGCGTGACCTGATCGAGCTGCGACGGTCGGGACCCGGCGACGACTTGATGTCGGCTCTGATCGCAGTGGAGGAGTCCGGCGATCAGCTGACCGAGGAAGAGATCATCTCCACCTGTATTCTGCTGCTGGTGGCCGGACACGAGACCACCGTGAACCTGATCGGAAACGCCGTCTTGGCCCTGCTGCGCGACCGTCGGCAGTGGGGCGCATTGGGCACCAACCCCGGACTGGCGTCGGCGGTCATCGAGGAAACCTTGCGCTACGACCCCCCTGTGCAACTGGTCGGCCGAATCGCCGCCGACGACATGACGATTGGGCGGGTGGAGGTGATCCGGGGTGACGTGATGATCTTGCTGCTGGCGGCCGCGCACCGTGATCCCGCGGAGTATGACCGGCCCGATGTTTTCGATCCGCTTCGGGGATCGCTGCGGCACCTGGGATTTGGCCACGGCGCGCACTACTGCCTGGGCGCTCCGTTGGCGCGGCTGGAAGCCGGTGTCGCCCTGTCGGCGATCACGGCTCGCTTTCCCGACGCGCGGCTAACAGATGAACCGGCCTACAAATCGAACGTCACGCTCCGCGGTCTGCAGGCGCTGTCGGTCGCGATCTAA